In Subdoligranulum variabile, the genomic stretch CGCCAACGATATCCGCCCCGGTCTGACCGGGCTGGCGCAGGTCAATGGCCGCGATGAACTGCCCATCGATGTGAAAGCAAAGTACGATGGTGAGTATGCGGCCCACCTGACCTTCGGCATGGACTGCAGCATCTTCTTCCGCAGCTTCACCTATGTGTTCCAGCGCCGCGGTGTCGTCGAGGGCGGCACCGGGGCAATGGACGCTTCCCAAAAGGATACGTCGTCAAAATGACGGAGCTTTTACCCCGCTGAATTCCGCTTCAGCGGGGTGTTTTTTGCAGATGAACGAAAATTGTACAAGAAAATCTTGCTTTTTTCGTTAAAATATGTTGCAAAAGTCAACAGGATTGTGTAAAATATACATCAAGAGCTTTCTGTTTTCGGGCAGTTTACCAAAAGGCATTTTGCCAAATCGCCCAAATGAACCAAAGGGGAGTTACAGACTATGGCGAACAGGGTATTCCAGAACGTGGTGTACCAGATGAAAGAGGCCGTTGACCGCGTGGTCGGCGTCGTGGATGAAACCGGTACGGTAATCTCCTGCTCCGAACTGGGGCAGATCGGCGAAGTGCGCGACGGAGTGGCCGCCGTGCGGCAGACGGCCGGGGACGCCTTTGTGCGGGACGGATATTCCTACCACCAGTTCTCCAATGCCAAGCACAATGACTATGCGGCTTTTGTGGAGGGCACCGACCCCACGGCGGCACAGTTTGCGGCGATGCTGTCCATCAGCCTGCAGTGCATCAAGCAGTACCATGATGAGAAGTTTGACAAAACCAACTTCATCAAGAATGTGGTGCTGGACAACATCCTGCCCGGCGATATCTATGCCAAGGCGCGGGAGCTGCATTTCATCTCGGATGCACAGCGGGTGGTGCTGCTCATCCGTGTGACCTCCGGCAACGATATCTCGGCCTATGATGTGGTCAGCGGCCTCTTCCCGGACAAGCAGAAGGATTTCGTCTTCAACATCAGCGAGAGCGATACCGTCCTGGTCAAGGAGATCAAGCCTGACAACAACACCCGGGATATGGAAAAACTGGCCACCTCCATCGTGGATACGCTCCAGGGGGACCATTACATCAAGGCTGTGGTGGGTATCGGTACGCCCATCAACAACATCAAGGATCTGGCCTCCAGCTTCAAGGAAGCCCAGATCGCGATGGAAGTGGGCAAGGTGTTTGATACCGAGCGCCAGGTCATCAGCTACGATCACCTGGGGATCGCCCGTCTGATCTATCAGCTGCCCACCACGCTGTGTGAGGCATTCCTGCGGGAAGTCTTCAAACAGGAGAGCATTGATTCGTTGGATGCCGAGACACTGTTCACCATCCAGCGCTTCTTTGAAAACAACCTCAACGTTTCCGAAACGAGCCGTGGGCTGTTCGTGCACCGCAACACGCTGGTCTATCGTCTGGAGAAGATCCGCAAGCTGACCGGTCTGGATCTGCGCAACTTTGACGATGCCATCGTCTTCAAGGTGGCGCTGATGGTCAAGAAGTACCTCTCCGCCAACCCGGCCAAATATTAAACGGTATTCGGGTCCCGCCGACAGGCGGGGCTTTTTTTGTATGGACAGCCGTAAAACTGCCCAAATTCCTGACAGAAGCGGCGGAGCCGGTACTTGAAAAGGACGTCTGGTTGTGCTATAATACTTAACTGGTAATTATCGGCTCAAAGTCAAAAGCCTGAATGAATACAAACGAGGGGGACCCATATTTATGTCCGGACATAGCAAATGGAACAATATCAAGCGTAAGAAGGAAAAGACCGACGGCGCCCGCGCCAAGGTGTTCACCAAGATCGGCCGCGAGATCGCTGTTGCTGTCAAGGAAGGCGGTTCCAACCCTGCCTCCAACTCCAAGCTGGCGGCCCTGATCACCAAGGCCAAGGCCAACAGTGTGCCCAACGATAACATCCAGCGCATCATCAAACGCGCCGAAGGCGGCGACAAGGCGGATTACGAAGCCATGACCTACGAGGGCTACGGTCCCGGCGGTGTGGCAGTCATGGTGGAGACCCTGACCGATAACCGCAACCGTACGGCGGCCAACATGCGCCACTACTTTGATAAGTTCGGCGGTAACCTGGGCCAGATGGGCTGCGTCAGCTTCATGTTCACCCAGAAGGGCGTTATCGTTGTGGATCTGGAGGACAAGGATCCCGATGAACTGATGATGGATGCCCTGGATGCCGGTGCAGAGGATTTTGACGCCGGGGAGGAAGCCGCCCAGGTCACCACCACGCCGGAAAACTTCACTGCGGTCTGCGATGCGCTGCAGAACAAGGGATATACTTTCATCTCCGCCGATGTGGCGCAGGTGCCCGCCACCACCACCACGCTGACCGATCCCGACCAGCTGACCCAGATGGGCAAGCTGCTGGATGCGCTGGACGATGACGACGACGTGCAGAACGCCTGGCATTCGCTGGAGAATGAGGAAGACCTCGACCGATAAGAGGAAAAGGAGAGAGCGAAGGGCCAAACCCAGCTCTCTTTTCTTGTTTTAACGAAAGGAACTTCTATGGCGGAACTTCTTTGCCCGCATTGCCTGCAGCCTCTTGCGGGCGGGTACCACGGGGACTGTCCCCATTGCGGCCGATCGCTGGAAAACCAGAATCCCGAAGGAGCGCTGCCGCTGGGCACCCAGCTGGCGGGACGCTACACGGTGGGCAGCTATCTCAGCGCCGACGGCGACGGACTTTCTTACCGGGGCGTGCTCAATGAGGAAAAAAGGTTCGTCCTGATCAAAGAATACTTCCCGGTGACGCTCTGCAACGGACGCAGCGCCGACGGAGCCCTGATGCCCAAGGAGGGCAAGGAGGTGCTGTTCAAAACCAGCCGGATGGATTTCAAGGATCTGTACGATGACCTCCACAATCTGACACCGGCCACCGGACTGAGCACGATCCTGGATGTCATGGAAGAAAACAATACCGTCTATGCCGTGGAGGAAAGCGAGAAAGGCATGACGCTGACGCATTATCTGAGTCTGCGCAGCCGCACGCTGACGCCTGCCGAAGCCCGGACGCTGCTGCAGCCCATCATGGAGGGCGTCACCCAACTGCACAAAGCAGGGCTGATCCATCGCGGCATCTGCCCGGACAATATTCTGCTGCCCATTGATGGTACAGCCCGGCTGACCGGCTATGGAACGTTGGCTCTGCGCACCGGCGGCAGCGAACTGAAGAGTCAGCTGTATCCGGGATATGCGGCGCCGGAACAATATTCGGCGGCGGAGTTCAGTGGCCGCTATACAGACGTCTATGCCCTGGCGGCAGTCTGCTACAAACTGGTGACGGGCCAGACCCCGGTTTCGGCGCCCCAACGCAAGGTGCGGGACAGCCTGGAGTCGGCACACAGCCTGGAAGCCGGTGTGCCGACCTGGTTTTCCCAGGTGCTGGCCTGCGCCTTGCGTCTGGATCCCGCACGCCGGATGCAGACGGTGCCGGAACTGATGAGCGCTCTCACCGACCCCAATGTGGCCAATGCCATGTTTGAGCGGGGGGATAATCAGATCAGTACCCGCAAAATTATGGCGGTCTCGCTGGTTGTGATCGTTGTGCTGGCGATTTTGTTGGTCTGGAGCCTGCTGGATACCAGCGGAAACAACCGTGCGGAGACACCGGTGCCGACTCAGACAGCCAGTGACAGCGCACAGAGCGGGGAGGCGTCCTCCCAGGCGACGGAAACCATCCCGGACCTGGTGGGAAAGCGCTATGCCAGCGAGATCAAGGACAATGACCTGTATACGGGATACCGCATCGTCATGACCGAAGAAAACAGTTCCGAGATTGCGGCGGGAATTGTCATCAGCCAGGATCCGGTGGCGGGAACCCTCAAGACCGAGGAGGGGGAGATCATCCAGATCGTGGTCAGCAAAGGCCCGAACCTGGTGGAAATGCCGGATATCATCGGTTTCACCCAGTCCAATGCCAGCAAGCAGCTGGATGAGCGGGGCATCCAGTACAAGATGCAGATCGTGGAAAACGACGGCACCATGGCGGAAGGCTGTGTGGCCAAGACCGATGTGCTGGCCGGAACCAAGTTTGACGCCGGAAAGACCATCGTCAGTGTTTTCATTGCCGGAGAGCGGGATGATACGCTGGTGGCAACCACCGGTGACGGCGAAAGCCAGAGCGGTGCAGACAGCGCAGCCTCGGATTCCGCACAGAGTCAATGAAGCAAAATCCCACCTGCCGCAAAGCAGGTGGGATTTATTGTTATCCACGGAATTCAGTTCTGATCCTGGCGAAGGTCTTCCTGCATCAGCAGCTTTTTCAGCGGCAGAATGGCCGCTGGTTCCACGCTGAAGGTCCGTATTCCTAAATGGAGATAAACCGGAATGCGGGCGATGCTCTCGACGGTGATGCCGCACAGATACACTTCCACGCCGCGGGCCTCGGCCTGTTGCAGGACCTCCTTGACCAGGCGCCGCACGGCAGGGTTATCCACCTTGGCGACGGCAGCGGTGGAATCCTGTATAAGGCCCAGTGTGTAGCGGGTCAGATCCTCAATGTCGATCGCCAGCATCTGGGCGCCGTGTTCAATGAGCTCCCCGGCCAGCAGCGCCGCCGAAGGCGTATCCACAATGCAGCCGAAAGGCGGCATCGCTGCGTCGGGGGCGTCTTTGTACAACTCCTGACGGCAGGTCTCCACTTCATTCATGCAGGCGTCCCAGTCCTCCACGCCGGCAATCATGGGGAAGAGTAGCCGCAGGTCTCCGTAAGGTGCTGCCCGCAGCAGGGCTTTGATCTGGGGCCAGAAAAGGCGGTGCCCCTGCAGGCGTTTGGCAATCTCGGCGGTCCAGGGAGAGTCGTCATCTGCGTGGGTGTCGCAGGTACGTACGGCCACCATGGCACCGTCGGAATACTGGAGTTTTTCCCGGATACGGGCAAACTGCGCGTCTTCCGAAAGATCATCCATGATGACGGATTCGGTGCGCAGCAGGCCGATGCCCGCTGAACCCTGGGGCAGCAGTTCCCCGGGGTCGGAGGTGGCATTGGTGGCGGTCAACAGGCGGAAGGCTGTGCCGTCCCTGGTCAGGCAGGGGAGGGCTGCCACCGGGTCGGGTGTGCGCCCGTGCAGCCGATTCTCGGCCACTTTGCAGTCGGCCTGAGCCATATGAGTTCCGTCCGGTTCGATGATAAGGGTGCCGGTGTCTCCGTCGGAGGCATCCAGGATCGCCCGGTGTCCGGCGGCCAGTGCCGCCACGCCGTCGCCCAGCTGGATCACGGCGGGAATGCCCATGCTGCGGGCCATGATGGCTGCGTGGCTCACCGAACTGTCCTGATTACTCGCCAGTCCCAGGATCATCCGCCGGTCCAGACTGAACAGATCGCTGGGGAAAAAGCGGTCCGCAACCAAAATGCTTGGCCGCTTCAGGTGCAGCCGGCGGCGGGGGCGGCCGTCCAGAATATCCACCACACGGCGGCATACATCGCAGACGTCCACGCTGCGCTCCCGGATGTATTCATCATCCACATTGTTCAGGCGCCCGGCAAAAATCTGCTCGGCACGCTCTACGGCGGCGGCGCCACCGGCGCCGGCCGCTATGTAATCACCGATTTCGTTGGTGAAGGATTCATCCTCCAGCAGCGCGATCTGGAACAGGAGAATGTCAGCGTCCGGTCCTTTGGCGCGCTGGCTCAGGCGGCGCAGCTCATCCTTGGCGAGCACCACCGCTACATCGTACAGGGCGCGCTCCCGGAACGGGTCACACACAATGCGGTGCAGCCCGGCGGTGCCGTGATCGATCTGCTCTA encodes the following:
- a CDS encoding PucR family transcriptional regulator, whose product is MANRVFQNVVYQMKEAVDRVVGVVDETGTVISCSELGQIGEVRDGVAAVRQTAGDAFVRDGYSYHQFSNAKHNDYAAFVEGTDPTAAQFAAMLSISLQCIKQYHDEKFDKTNFIKNVVLDNILPGDIYAKARELHFISDAQRVVLLIRVTSGNDISAYDVVSGLFPDKQKDFVFNISESDTVLVKEIKPDNNTRDMEKLATSIVDTLQGDHYIKAVVGIGTPINNIKDLASSFKEAQIAMEVGKVFDTERQVISYDHLGIARLIYQLPTTLCEAFLREVFKQESIDSLDAETLFTIQRFFENNLNVSETSRGLFVHRNTLVYRLEKIRKLTGLDLRNFDDAIVFKVALMVKKYLSANPAKY
- a CDS encoding YebC/PmpR family DNA-binding transcriptional regulator — its product is MSGHSKWNNIKRKKEKTDGARAKVFTKIGREIAVAVKEGGSNPASNSKLAALITKAKANSVPNDNIQRIIKRAEGGDKADYEAMTYEGYGPGGVAVMVETLTDNRNRTAANMRHYFDKFGGNLGQMGCVSFMFTQKGVIVVDLEDKDPDELMMDALDAGAEDFDAGEEAAQVTTTPENFTAVCDALQNKGYTFISADVAQVPATTTTLTDPDQLTQMGKLLDALDDDDDVQNAWHSLENEEDLDR
- a CDS encoding protein kinase domain-containing protein produces the protein MAELLCPHCLQPLAGGYHGDCPHCGRSLENQNPEGALPLGTQLAGRYTVGSYLSADGDGLSYRGVLNEEKRFVLIKEYFPVTLCNGRSADGALMPKEGKEVLFKTSRMDFKDLYDDLHNLTPATGLSTILDVMEENNTVYAVEESEKGMTLTHYLSLRSRTLTPAEARTLLQPIMEGVTQLHKAGLIHRGICPDNILLPIDGTARLTGYGTLALRTGGSELKSQLYPGYAAPEQYSAAEFSGRYTDVYALAAVCYKLVTGQTPVSAPQRKVRDSLESAHSLEAGVPTWFSQVLACALRLDPARRMQTVPELMSALTDPNVANAMFERGDNQISTRKIMAVSLVVIVVLAILLVWSLLDTSGNNRAETPVPTQTASDSAQSGEASSQATETIPDLVGKRYASEIKDNDLYTGYRIVMTEENSSEIAAGIVISQDPVAGTLKTEEGEIIQIVVSKGPNLVEMPDIIGFTQSNASKQLDERGIQYKMQIVENDGTMAEGCVAKTDVLAGTKFDAGKTIVSVFIAGERDDTLVATTGDGESQSGADSAASDSAQSQ
- a CDS encoding putative PEP-binding protein; translation: MYTFTGVSASAGIAIGPVEQIDHGTAGLHRIVCDPFRERALYDVAVVLAKDELRRLSQRAKGPDADILLFQIALLEDESFTNEIGDYIAAGAGGAAAVERAEQIFAGRLNNVDDEYIRERSVDVCDVCRRVVDILDGRPRRRLHLKRPSILVADRFFPSDLFSLDRRMILGLASNQDSSVSHAAIMARSMGIPAVIQLGDGVAALAAGHRAILDASDGDTGTLIIEPDGTHMAQADCKVAENRLHGRTPDPVAALPCLTRDGTAFRLLTATNATSDPGELLPQGSAGIGLLRTESVIMDDLSEDAQFARIREKLQYSDGAMVAVRTCDTHADDDSPWTAEIAKRLQGHRLFWPQIKALLRAAPYGDLRLLFPMIAGVEDWDACMNEVETCRQELYKDAPDAAMPPFGCIVDTPSAALLAGELIEHGAQMLAIDIEDLTRYTLGLIQDSTAAVAKVDNPAVRRLVKEVLQQAEARGVEVYLCGITVESIARIPVYLHLGIRTFSVEPAAILPLKKLLMQEDLRQDQN